The following proteins come from a genomic window of Gossypium raimondii isolate GPD5lz chromosome 5, ASM2569854v1, whole genome shotgun sequence:
- the LOC105765916 gene encoding F-box protein At2g39490 isoform X2, whose amino-acid sequence MYVIERTSTIEEKMGTKGKIKKKNRERKQDRNDSHRNTAMEQLNTEPQDHISCFPDDILFRIISFLPFESAVHTTFLSKQWKDLWKKNLILNTTMEDIIVTILNLVYDFSELHPSKNKWGLQFNLDQDRLLFVSITPNRTLHLDFSAAEQEFPASFDWLLPLRLPSAYKPDEMIMKLNPPLSLYAQIKIKTLYLVSVSHLSSKAVTCLVSNLPFLESLIIEKCNGVQSLVVQDAGVLQKLIVLDCPQLRTLSFQGPHLGCFRYRGNLVSFRFKGCCGCSDIDIYSQYTCECGIFLEDVMLDLRQGLLTQWTWDFETNTDHPYFPSQGSYHCGCTTKDKCFKSILRTIDWVTSLTICRWFFEKTVCKNLFSSSKGPESYFSQLKELWWIDCSMTRHNIDVLLCFLKLCPNVERLYVTWLMKTCRWILNVII is encoded by the exons atgtatgtaattgaAAGAACCTCTacaattgaagaaaaaatgGGGACCAAAGGCAAGATTAAGAAGAAGAATCGAGAGAGAAAACAGGATCGCAATGACTCTCACAGAAATACTGCAATGGAACAACT GAACACTGAACCTCAAGATCACATCAGTTGTTTTCCGGATGACATTCTTTTCCGAATCATTAGCTTCCTCCCTTTTGAATCAGCTGTCCACACCACTTTCCTTTCGAAACAATGGAAAGACCTTTGGAAAAAGAATTTGATACTTAATACAACCATGGAAGATATTATTGTTACTATACTCAATCTTGTTTATGATTTTTCTGAACTTCATCCATCAAAAAACAAGTGGGGATTACAATTTAACCTTGACCAAGATAGGCTTCTCTTTGTTTCCATTACACCTAATAGAACACTTCATCTTGATTTCTCCGCTGCTGAACAAGAATTTCCAGCTTCATTTGATTGGCTTTTGCCATTGAGACTTCCATCAGCTTATAAGCCTGATGAGATGATAATGAAGTTAAATCCCCCATTGTCTTTATATgcacaaatcaaaataaaaacccttTATCTAGTTTCAGTAAGCCATCTCTCTAGCAAAGCAGTTACTTGTTTGGTGTCAAATCTCCCATTTCTTGAGAGCTTGATCATTGAAAAGTGTAATGGAGTACAATCTTTAGTTGTACAAGATGCTGGTGTTCTTCAGAAGTTAATTGTCTTGGACTGCCCCCAACTACGAACTCTTAGTTTTCAGGGTCCTCATTTAGGGTGCTTCCGATATAGAGGCAACTTAGTCTCCTTTCGGTTCAAAGGATGCTGCGGATGCTCTGACATTGACATATATTCTCAGTATACATGCGAATGTGGAATATTCCTGGAAGATGTCATGCTTGATCTCAGACAAGGTCTTCTAACACAATGGACATGGGACTTTGAAACCAACACCGATCATCCTTATTTTCCTTCCCAAGGAAGCTACCATTGCGGATGCACCACCAAGGATAAATGcttcaaatcaattttaagaACCATAGATTGGGTTACTTCTCTAACAATATGCAGATGGTTTTTTGAG aaAACAGTTTGCAAGAACTTATTTTCTTCAAGTAAAGGCCCTGAATCTTATTTTAGCCAACTGAAAGAGTTGTGGTGGATTGATTGTTCAATGACGAGACACAATATCGATGTCTTACTTTGCTTTCTAAAGCTTTGTCCTAACGTGGAAAGACTCTATGTCACT TGGTTGATGAAAACTTGCAGATGGATCctaaatgttataatttaa
- the LOC105765916 gene encoding F-box protein At2g39490 isoform X1: protein MYVIERTSTIEEKMGTKGKIKKKNRERKQDRNDSHRNTAMEQLNTEPQDHISCFPDDILFRIISFLPFESAVHTTFLSKQWKDLWKKNLILNTTMEDIIVTILNLVYDFSELHPSKNKWGLQFNLDQDRLLFVSITPNRTLHLDFSAAEQEFPASFDWLLPLRLPSAYKPDEMIMKLNPPLSLYAQIKIKTLYLVSVSHLSSKAVTCLVSNLPFLESLIIEKCNGVQSLVVQDAGVLQKLIVLDCPQLRTLSFQGPHLGCFRYRGNLVSFRFKGCCGCSDIDIYSQYTCECGIFLEDVMLDLRQGLLTQWTWDFETNTDHPYFPSQGSYHCGCTTKDKCFKSILRTIDWVTSLTICRWFFEKTVCKNLFSSSKGPESYFSQLKELWWIDCSMTRHNIDVLLCFLKLCPNVERLYVTMDPKCYNLTSSIPEYFLAIVGALENLNGLKVVKLEGFVGEQMEIFVARRLVPLFGENNPVIISKSYGKCLKHLVKVDKLENKATYSYKFKMVENVDEKILYHIHINL, encoded by the exons atgtatgtaattgaAAGAACCTCTacaattgaagaaaaaatgGGGACCAAAGGCAAGATTAAGAAGAAGAATCGAGAGAGAAAACAGGATCGCAATGACTCTCACAGAAATACTGCAATGGAACAACT GAACACTGAACCTCAAGATCACATCAGTTGTTTTCCGGATGACATTCTTTTCCGAATCATTAGCTTCCTCCCTTTTGAATCAGCTGTCCACACCACTTTCCTTTCGAAACAATGGAAAGACCTTTGGAAAAAGAATTTGATACTTAATACAACCATGGAAGATATTATTGTTACTATACTCAATCTTGTTTATGATTTTTCTGAACTTCATCCATCAAAAAACAAGTGGGGATTACAATTTAACCTTGACCAAGATAGGCTTCTCTTTGTTTCCATTACACCTAATAGAACACTTCATCTTGATTTCTCCGCTGCTGAACAAGAATTTCCAGCTTCATTTGATTGGCTTTTGCCATTGAGACTTCCATCAGCTTATAAGCCTGATGAGATGATAATGAAGTTAAATCCCCCATTGTCTTTATATgcacaaatcaaaataaaaacccttTATCTAGTTTCAGTAAGCCATCTCTCTAGCAAAGCAGTTACTTGTTTGGTGTCAAATCTCCCATTTCTTGAGAGCTTGATCATTGAAAAGTGTAATGGAGTACAATCTTTAGTTGTACAAGATGCTGGTGTTCTTCAGAAGTTAATTGTCTTGGACTGCCCCCAACTACGAACTCTTAGTTTTCAGGGTCCTCATTTAGGGTGCTTCCGATATAGAGGCAACTTAGTCTCCTTTCGGTTCAAAGGATGCTGCGGATGCTCTGACATTGACATATATTCTCAGTATACATGCGAATGTGGAATATTCCTGGAAGATGTCATGCTTGATCTCAGACAAGGTCTTCTAACACAATGGACATGGGACTTTGAAACCAACACCGATCATCCTTATTTTCCTTCCCAAGGAAGCTACCATTGCGGATGCACCACCAAGGATAAATGcttcaaatcaattttaagaACCATAGATTGGGTTACTTCTCTAACAATATGCAGATGGTTTTTTGAG aaAACAGTTTGCAAGAACTTATTTTCTTCAAGTAAAGGCCCTGAATCTTATTTTAGCCAACTGAAAGAGTTGTGGTGGATTGATTGTTCAATGACGAGACACAATATCGATGTCTTACTTTGCTTTCTAAAGCTTTGTCCTAACGTGGAAAGACTCTATGTCACT ATGGATCctaaatgttataatttaacTAGCAGTATCCCTGAATATTTCTTAGCCATAGTTGGTGCTCTTGAAAATCTCAATGGTCTCAAGGTTGTGAAACTAGAGGGATTTGTCGGGGAGCAAATGGAGATTTTCGTGGCAAGGCGATTGGTACCATTGTTCGGAGAGAATAATCCAGTAATCATATCAAAATCATATGGGAAATGTTTGAAGCATCTGGTGAAAGTAGACAAGTTGGAGAACAAAGCAACGTATtcttacaagttcaaaatggtTGAAAATGTTGATGAAAAAATTctttatcatattcatattaacctttaa